In a genomic window of Rhizobium tumorigenes:
- a CDS encoding ROK family protein — translation MTDAALAFDLGGTELRAAMVNRAGDLLSFLSVPTLAADGPRAVIGQMQALAAEIRGQTPNIEPVGIGVGAPGPLDPVSGIVIAPPTLTGWHDVPLADILLEHFKLPVWLENDANAAALGEWRYGAGRGAASMVFATVSTGIGGGVIADGRILHGRRGLAAEIGHMTITNEGERCFCGAIGCFEALASGTALGRRATTGTRPFDGSMMRALSADGDVTGRHVVDAARRGDRQALEMLAVEARWLGIGLTNLLHLYSPDIIVVGGGISHGFDMLHGEIKATVAERAMSAYRDVPIVAAQLGRHAGLIGAASLVLHSDDRDTAALAAHPNNSGGDDPASTMEARHGQS, via the coding sequence GTGACAGACGCCGCCCTCGCATTCGACCTCGGTGGAACGGAGCTGCGGGCCGCGATGGTGAACCGCGCGGGCGACCTGCTGTCATTCCTGTCGGTGCCAACGCTGGCAGCGGACGGGCCGCGTGCCGTCATCGGACAGATGCAGGCGCTAGCCGCCGAGATAAGGGGGCAAACGCCAAACATCGAACCGGTCGGCATCGGCGTCGGTGCTCCCGGGCCGCTCGATCCCGTTTCAGGCATCGTCATTGCGCCGCCGACCCTCACCGGTTGGCATGACGTGCCGCTCGCAGACATCCTGCTGGAGCACTTCAAGCTGCCGGTCTGGCTCGAGAACGACGCCAACGCTGCCGCTCTCGGCGAGTGGCGATACGGCGCCGGCAGAGGTGCGGCCTCGATGGTCTTTGCCACCGTTTCGACCGGTATCGGTGGCGGCGTCATCGCCGATGGCCGCATCCTGCACGGGCGACGGGGGCTTGCGGCTGAAATCGGCCATATGACGATCACCAACGAGGGAGAGCGCTGCTTTTGCGGCGCGATCGGCTGCTTCGAAGCCTTGGCCTCGGGCACCGCGCTCGGCCGAAGGGCAACCACCGGTACGCGGCCTTTCGACGGTTCGATGATGCGGGCGCTGTCGGCCGATGGCGATGTCACCGGCCGGCATGTCGTCGATGCGGCACGCCGGGGTGATCGGCAGGCGCTGGAGATGCTGGCGGTCGAAGCTCGCTGGCTCGGCATCGGTCTCACCAATCTGCTGCACCTCTATTCGCCGGACATCATCGTCGTCGGCGGTGGCATCTCCCACGGCTTCGATATGCTGCATGGTGAGATCAAGGCCACGGTCGCCGAGCGTGCCATGTCCGCCTATCGCGACGTTCCCATCGTTGCAGCACAGCTCGGGCGTCACGCCGGGCTCATCGGGGCGGCGAGCCTGGTCCTGCACAGCGACGACAGGGATACCGCCGCGCTTGCGGCCCACCCGAACAATTCAGGCGGGGACGATCCCGCCAGCACAATGGAGGCCCGTCATGGCCAATCTTAA
- a CDS encoding ABC transporter ATP-binding protein has translation MANLKLRDARKAYGAVEVIKGIDLDVVDREFVVFVGPSGCGKSTLLRMIAGLENITGGDLMIDGVRANDIDPSERGLAMVFQSYALYPHMTVAENMGFALRIAGIPVPERDAKVNAAAKVLELSHLLDRRPKDLSGGQRQRVAIGRAIVRNPKIFLFDEPLSNLDAALRVNMRLELMRLHQTLEATMIYVTHDQIEAMTMADKIVVLNAGRIEQVGSPLDLYNHPANIFVAGFIGSPKMNLLRVRVDAIGPAGVTVVAAEGVAIPVAVAPGEVKVGDEITLGIRPEHIRIGEGGQFHGKAVLAERLGGLTVFHVDITPEVSLVVQTDGADKTSLHVPITLGIEPHNCHLFDTAGKALAKLN, from the coding sequence ATGGCCAATCTTAAACTGCGCGACGCCCGCAAGGCCTATGGTGCGGTCGAAGTCATCAAGGGCATCGACCTCGACGTCGTGGACCGCGAATTCGTGGTCTTCGTCGGGCCGTCGGGCTGTGGCAAGTCCACCCTGCTGCGGATGATCGCCGGCCTCGAGAATATCACCGGCGGCGATCTGATGATCGATGGCGTCCGGGCAAATGACATCGATCCGTCCGAGCGCGGGCTGGCCATGGTGTTCCAGTCCTATGCGCTCTACCCGCACATGACCGTGGCGGAGAACATGGGCTTTGCCCTACGGATCGCCGGCATCCCCGTCCCCGAGCGCGACGCCAAGGTCAATGCGGCAGCCAAGGTCCTGGAGCTGTCGCATCTGCTCGACCGGCGGCCCAAGGATCTGTCCGGCGGCCAGCGCCAGCGCGTCGCCATCGGCCGAGCCATCGTCCGCAATCCGAAGATCTTCCTGTTCGACGAGCCGCTGTCCAATCTCGACGCTGCCCTGCGCGTCAACATGCGTCTCGAACTCATGCGCCTGCACCAGACGCTGGAAGCGACGATGATCTACGTCACCCATGACCAGATCGAAGCGATGACCATGGCAGACAAGATCGTCGTGCTGAACGCAGGCCGCATCGAGCAGGTGGGATCGCCGCTCGATCTCTACAATCACCCGGCGAATATCTTCGTTGCCGGCTTCATCGGCTCGCCGAAGATGAACCTGCTGCGGGTGCGCGTCGATGCCATTGGTCCGGCCGGCGTGACGGTGGTTGCTGCGGAAGGTGTTGCGATACCCGTCGCCGTCGCCCCGGGCGAGGTCAAGGTCGGCGATGAAATCACGCTCGGGATCCGGCCGGAGCATATCCGCATCGGCGAGGGCGGTCAGTTCCACGGCAAGGCTGTCCTTGCCGAACGGCTCGGTGGATTGACGGTCTTTCACGTCGATATTACCCCTGAGGTATCGCTTGTGGTACAGACCGATGGCGCTGATAAAACTAGCCTCCATGTCCCGATCACGCTCGGGATAGAGCCGCACAACTGCCACCTGTTCGACACGGCCGGGAAGGCTCTCGCCAAGTTGAACTGA
- a CDS encoding GlcG/HbpS family heme-binding protein produces MTFIRETLTLSHAGALQAVSAAVDKAVAMGVPQCVHIVDASGETIASLRMDGAKYLSMHTARAKARTAASINAPTGGMAFEFGAAAGIASQGGVTHLPGGLPIRFAGKLAGAIGIGSGSGDQDFEVARAALAAIGADPV; encoded by the coding sequence ATGACATTCATACGCGAAACCCTGACGCTCAGCCATGCCGGCGCGTTGCAGGCCGTATCGGCCGCCGTCGACAAGGCCGTCGCGATGGGCGTGCCCCAGTGCGTCCACATCGTCGATGCCAGCGGCGAGACGATCGCCAGCCTGCGCATGGACGGCGCCAAATACCTCAGCATGCACACGGCCCGCGCCAAGGCCCGCACCGCAGCGTCGATCAACGCGCCGACGGGCGGCATGGCCTTTGAATTCGGGGCCGCCGCCGGCATTGCCTCCCAGGGCGGCGTCACCCACCTGCCCGGTGGCCTGCCGATCCGTTTCGCCGGCAAGCTCGCTGGCGCCATCGGCATCGGCTCCGGCAGCGGCGACCAGGATTTCGAAGTCGCCCGCGCCGCGCTTGCCGCCATTGGCGCAGATCCGGTCTGA